The Helianthus annuus cultivar XRQ/B chromosome 15, HanXRQr2.0-SUNRISE, whole genome shotgun sequence genomic sequence TCCCACTCTACCCAACCCACTCCATCACCCGAAGCCCAACAATACGCACCAACCGAAGCCCAACCAACCACCCCATCTCACCAAACCTCCCACGGCCCAGTATCTTCTCCCATACAACTCCACAACCCATCTCCAACCTCCCCGGCCCATACACCACCCTCTACTTCCACCGTCTCCCCTCTCGGCCCAATGCCCGAGCCTAATGACCAGCCCACTCCACCCACCGGTTCCACCACCTCTACACCAATCAACTCACCCAACTTACAATATCATCAACCCGACCCtccaaacacccaaactccaccgCCTCGTCGACAATCCAACCCAACCCCAAATACTACAACTCCAACTTTGTCAACTCCACCACCATTCATCCATTACCCATGTCCCTTGAACCGTCCACCTATACTCAAGCCTTGAATGATCCGGATTGGCATTCCGCCATGGATCTTGAATATAATGCCCTCATCCAAAACAACACATGGGAACTTGTACCTCACACCACCCAAACTCCCATTGGTTGCAAATGGGTGTTCCGCATCAAACGTAAACCCGATGGCACTATCGACAAATACAAAGCGCGTCTAGTGGCAAAAGGGTTTCACCAACAATTTGGCAAAGACTACCATGAAACCTTTAGCCCGGTTACTAAACCCGTTACCATTCGCACCGTCCTCTCCATTGCTCTTTCAAAAGGGTGGCCTTTACGCCAACTTGATGTTAACAATGCGTTTCTTCATGGAACCCTCCATGAGGATGTTTTTATGATACAACCTCCCGAGTTCACAAACACGGAATTCCCGCGTCACATTTGCAAACTAAAAAAATCCCTTTACGGTCTTAAGCAAGCACCGCGCGCTTGGTACATCGAACTAACCAACTTTCTTGTTAGCTTTGGCTTTAAAAAATGTCTCTCTGATTCATCCCTTTTTGTCTACAATTCCAAAGATATCACTTGCTACCTACTTGTGTATGTAGATGACATTGTCCTTACAGGAAATCAAAACTCCTTCATGGACTCATTCGTTCAAGCTCTAAGCAAACAATTCTCCATCAAAGACCTAGGCCCTCTCCATCACTTCCTAGGAATCGAAGTCATTCCTACGCCTCAAGGTTTATTTCTTTCTCAACATCGCCATATTCAAGATGTTCTCACCGCCTTTAAAATGGATGGTGCAAAAGAGGTTCTCACTCCTTTGAGCACGTCTGATCCGCTCTCTCCTAATGACTCCTCTCCTCCCGTTGACCCCACCCCTTACCGAAAACTAGTTGGTACTCTACAATACCTTGCTTTCACCCGTCCTGACATCTCATTTGCCATCAATAAATTATCTCAATTCATGCACTCACCCAAACAATCACACTGGCAAGCTCTCAAACGGGTACTCCGATACTTGAAAGGAACGGTATATCACGGGTTGTTCTTGAAACGCAACACCAATCTTACCCTGCGAGCCTTCTCGGACTCAGACTGGGGAAGCATTACTAATGAAGGTCGGTCAACCACAACATATCTTTTATACCTTGGGTCCAATATCATCTCTTGGAAATCTGCAAAACAAAAAACGGTCTCTAGATCCTCAACCGAAGCTGAGTACAAAGCCCTTGCTAATGCCGCTGCAGAACTGTTATGGGTTAAAAACTTACTTCATGAACTGGGCTTACCACCTGTGAGCACTCCCTCATTATACTGTGACAACACCGGGGCCACCTATGTATGTGCAAATCCAGTTTACCACTCACGCATGAAACACATAGCCTTGGATTATCACTTTGTACGGGAACAAGTCAACTCCGGGCAACTTAAAGTCCTTCATGTCAGCTCGAAGGATCAACTTGCGGATGTCCTCACCAAACCGCTTCCACGGGCACCTTTCCTGCTTTTTCGGTCCAAGATTGGAGTCTCCAATGGATCCTCCATCTTGCGGGGGCGTATCAAACCCACTAATTAAGTCACCATTAAATGGAATATTATTCTCTCCATTTAACCAATCAATCAAGATGATTGACCATCCATAATTCTTGCCCAAAGATCAAGCCCTTGACCATCCATAATTCTTGCCCAAAGATCAAGCCCTTGTAATTATTTTGTAATCATTGTACCTCTATATATTGTGTTGTGAATAACTAGAATGTATCCTTGATTCAATACAAACTTCTATTGTTTATACTTAGTTGCCTAGATTTCCAATCGTGAGGTAGTCAATCAAACAGGGGCGGATGCACTTGAGGCTTAGGGGATGGCAAGGCACCCCCTCAAAATTTCCTTAAAAGTGTAAAGTTCattaaaaaataaacttaaaatatTCAGGCACCCATCAATTTGAATAGCAGGCCCCTTGGCAAGAAAAAGCAATGGCGATCGGAAGAGATCAAGGCGACCTGGAGCAGCAGGTGTGAAGAATAAAGGAGAATAAGGAGCATCGGGGATAGAACTTAAAAGGATATATTAAAATATTTAGTCAAATTTATTCAAGGAAACTATGATAAATGACAATCTAATTGACTTCTGATGACTTATCTAAATATCCTTGTTTCATTTTATCCTACTTTTAATTGTTATCTTAACTTATTTAGTTATTTTACATTTATGAGTGATTTATATTTAGGTTATTATCATCACGGCAATTAACTTTCGTATACTATACATTTTAATATGTTTTCAAATCTACCACAAATTATTAACTGATTACGAAGTAACCTCTTTTGTACAACCCGACTTGTTCACTGAGTTGTCGGTTAGATCATCGCTCTAGTTTTAAAAATATTGGACTTTTAAGTTAAAAACTCAGTGACTAGATCGATGTTCGTTTCTTCTTCTTTTTATTACGAGATAATGATTTTTTTTCATGTTGTTGATCCGCTCATGTTTGGCACCCGCTAACAAaaaatcctggatccgccactgtaaTCAAATTAGGGCACTTTTCTAGATAATTAGATGACCGAAGGGAAGTCTAATAAACCGGTAGTCTTAACAGCCTTGTAGAGTTCCATAGGTGTCTTCCTGAGaagtaggggtgtgcacggttcggttcgattcaGTTTTTGGGTGAAATCAAAACCGTAACCGAaagtttggtttttggtttttaaaaaccgttcggtttcggttccggttttttcggttttagtaacggttcggtttttcgggttttgaaacaaattatgtaagattcaaaaaaCTTAAAAGTATTATTCAAAGTTTAAGAATCTTTCttaaatgtttacatttaagttaatTGTTAGGTCCAGagttttacgcttatctttattacgtttatttatatttatttggtTTAGATTAGGTCTTGGGCTTGGGCTAGTCATGTTTAGATTATTGTAGTAGAGCTTTCCTATTCTTGTAATCATGTAGCCCCAATAGAGAACATTGTACCCGACAATCCTagggattgtgtgcaaggttctcgaagaTCGTACCAGACAGTCCTTGAGACTGTGAGCGATCTAAGCAGCGACACTTTGATTTGTAATGaatattttctttttgttcttctGGTTTGATCTTATATTCCGCGTTCGATTGAACCGTCGAGTGATATCACGGGTTGTTTGggactaacaagtggtatcagaaccATTGAAGTCTTTCAAAGGCTAGGTTTTGATATCACTCGaagaacaagaagaagctttGCTCAAGTGTCGGAGGATGTGTGTTTGTAAATGGAAATTTCTCCGGTTCATAAGATCTAGTATTTCATCTACAGATCTGAAAAAACCGTTAAGGTCCGGTGATGTTTTTGTTCATCCAACTACACTCAGTTGTGTGTGTGTTGTAGAGAGAAAGATGGAGATTTCCGAGCCGTCATCTTCGACAACGCTGTATCTCGGAGTCGCCGTATCAACTGGATTATGGTGTCTCTGGTGAACATGACGTGAAGAAGGTGAAGTTTTTATGAAAGATTTGAAGAATATGAGAGGAGTACGTCACGAAAACAGACTCCGCAGCGGACGTCGGATCATCTGTCAGTCCGGCGCGGCGGCGGTGGCGGAGCACGGTGGTTGAATATGGCGAAACACGGTGGGTAACAAGGATGACGGTTACTGCTATTGTTGTTCATCGAAGAGAGAAAAGAAAACAGTTGTACGGCTGAGGTTGATGATGGTGAttattgatgaagatgatggtgtaACGAAACAAGAGGTTGCAGGTTATCGTGATGTTTGGTGTTGAGGATGAACGGAGACGATGTTCGGTGAATGGAGGTATAGATGGCCGTTAACAAGAGTGACGATGATGAATGGTTGCAGGTTGATTGATTATCGTCGGAGTTTCTGTGGTGATGAACGATGTTTGCCAGAGAGTACGGTGACTGTCGGAAAAGGTGGTGATGACGTGATGAAATCAGCAGATCAAAATGGTCAGGGAACATTCTATGCGGCTGCACATGATCtcacatcaaaatcatcaaaaaaccCTAGAAGAGCTGCATCGTTGGATGATGGAGCTGATCGACAGACGAGATTGCAGCACTTGCATGTTGTCGACTGTCATGGGCTAGGGTTTGGTATGAGCATGTGCATGAGCTATGGTAATTATGGGCTAATGATTGGATTGCATTGTTTTTTGGGCCACGAGTTGATTGTTCCATGTATGTGGCTGATTGGTGAGACTGTTATTCATGGGGCCGGCCTGACATGCTCACAACcaagttttttttaattgtttagtgaATATTGACAACATTTCATGGGGCCACATGCTTTAAAATTTTTCTAAACGGTGATGTCAGCTGGTGCACATGTTGCACTAAGGTTACAGGAGTTTTGGTGTGGGCCTGCTTAAAGTAGGAAGAATGTTTCCAAATATGCTACTGGACTGAAGATTGTGAGATCAAATAGCAGCAATGACCCTTCATCTTCGGTGGGCCCAATTGAGTTTATTTCAGAAATCATCCGTGATGGAGATAGATCAGAAATCATCCGTAATTATCTGAGAGGTTATCATAGATTAATATCATCCGAGATACACAACTACATCAGAGATCATCATTATTTTATCCGAGATGCACCATTGTTTATCCGACATCATTTTCATCCACCATCCATCTAAGATCAAGCCTCATTTCATCCGATATACGTTGATGTTCATCGTTGGGCCACTAAAAGGGAGAAGACCCAAGAGTGGAGTCCATCTAAACCATAATAAAGAGAGCATAaaactagggggagattgttaggtccagagttttacgcttatctttattacgtttatttatatttatttggtttagattaggtcttgggcttgggctaggccatgtgggccaatagGGTAGAGGCTCCTATAAATAGTCATGTTTAGATtattgttgtcacaccccaaccaatggcggaatcatcggggcatgacactgagcgaaacagattgtccagaagtttccataacaattatcattactattcaacttaaataatacgtcccataccgtatctcaaatagcaaacaaattattacagataaagatccaggcaaatattctgttccgacaactcagattaaatataaaaattatttatcTGCTTTTAGAGACTCatgctgcaagatctacagacaactatgctctagacgcttattctagcctcgccttcctagcacattagcatcctaattgcctgtcacatacgttaaaataaagtcaatacatagaatgtaaaggtgagcatacaagtttgatatagcatatagagttcgaaatagtttacgcataaccagcacatacacagaggaaaacgaagcatgttaattatcgacatggatctatcgataccaatgactgcgggttgactgcccgaggcaattcgcaatacatgattaccaccgtaatccatgtcagtatttgtccttaacaacccccgtgtgaacgggtgctaagtccaaactatagtactatcgtcgttaaggcaggtagacaacattccacgtgtaaacataacaacaagcattcatttagtcacgtaatacatgcggtaatggttagcgtttaaagtaattgcgtagtgtgttcgattgtgatttagaatatgtaacgtatgtaacatccaaaagtgctaaagcattcatttagtcacgtaatacatgcggtaatcGTTAATATATGTGTTTAACCCctttgtttttagaaaaaaaacctTCTTTTTATTGGTTAACTTTGTTTATACGCATGTTTCCCTCTGCTTTAACTTTTGGTAGTGTACATATTTAGTTTTTCTACTtttatttctttttgtatttCATTCTTTTAGCATTTTCCCTTTGGTACCATAACAAATCAACCCGGATGAAGAGTGACCATTAGCTATCAATAAAGTTACTTTATAATTCCTAaactttattaaaacaaaaagtGTTTGACACGCATATTTTTATTTATGTCTAATTTTTATTGAAATGAGTAGTATGTACAGATTGAAACACATGTGTGTATGTTATTAAACTGAGAAATATTACGTTTGCGGgcctaaacttaaaaaaaaaaaaaacccgccTCACGAGAGACGGTATAAAATAAATACATCCCACCCAGATGAGATCTTGAGTGCTAGGAACGAAGGAAGTTTTTTTGTTCCAATGGCGACGGCTCATAACATGTGCCCAGAGCTGATTGTTGAAATCTTCACAAGGTTACCGACGCAATCCCTTCTCCGGTTTAGATCAGTGTCGAAATCAATATGTGGTATGATCGGCAGCCCAGATTTCATCCGATTGCATTCTGTTCGATCCCCGAAGAAATTCACGGTGATACACCGGGTTAATTACAAAGCAGAAGGAATCACTAAAAGCATGTATACAATAAATTCGGCAGGGGAGGGGCAACTGTCATACATGGGCACAACACCAATCGAGTATCCTTTCGGACATGTGAATATCGTTGGTTCATGTAACGGGATTCTTTGTGTTTATGAATCTGACAAAAGAAGTATTCATCTCTGGAACCCGTCAATCAGGCGCAAAGCAACCGTGCTTTTTCCTCCGGTTTGGACTCCTGGCTTGGCCATAGGGTTTGGTTTCGACCCAAGTATCGACGATTACAAGATTTTGTGGACACGGTCCACACGGAGAGGAGGAGAGGTTTCGTTTGTTTACACCATGAAGACACACACTTGGCGTGTGATTGCTTCCCATGCTGATATGGATCGCCGGTCGTGAAATCTCCCATGATGTGTCTTTTCAACGGAGCATTGCATTGGGCTGTGAAAAGGGATTCTAGACGCAGTGGTGGTTGTTATGTGATGACGTTCGATCTGAGCTCCGAGGTTTTTTCTACCATTGAGTTGCCTGAACCTAGTTGGGAGACCAATACAGTGACAGTCATAGAAATGATTTGTGTGATATTTGTATTTATTGTAAACCTTTGGAGAAATGAAAGGCAAGCAAAGTTTACCAAACCAACATGGTATCAGCCTAGAAATTCGATCCTCTCTCTCTCCTTTTTCTTCCTTTACGCAGGCAGCCATATCCCCCTTCTGCTCCTTTCTTTTTCCCCTTTTCCTTCATGGATCCTAAAAATTACCCAGCCATAACTGTCAACAATATCAAGAATTTCATCCCCATTACCTTAGAGGTTGAAACCAGCCAATATGCTTCTTGGGCTGAACTTTTCAAAATCCACTGCCGCGCCTTTGAAGTCCTAGACCATCTCGCTCCACGGGATAAAACCGAACAAGCCGCTACCTCTGCTGAAGCGGACAAAGATAAACCGAAAGCTCCCGCCGTTGACGATGATGTTTGGAAGAGACTCGACGCCATAGTCCTACAATGGATCTATGGGACTATTTCCAATGATCTTCTGTGCACGATCATACGCCCCGATTCTACGGCTAATTACGCATGGACTGCTTTGAAAAGTATTTTCCATGATAACCAAGCCACCCGGGCAGTCCTGCTGCAACAAAAGTTTGCAAACCTGAAGCTCGATTCCTTTCCCTCCATGTCGGCTTATGTTCAAGAGGTAAAGGTTTTATCGGATCAATTGGCTAATGTTGGTTCCCCGGTTACTGAACGAACCCTTGTTATTCAACTGCTCACCGGTCTGAACGAGGCTTACGGAGGTATCGCTTCTATTTTACAAAACACTAAACCGTTTCCTACTTTTTATGAAGCCCGATCCCAATTAATACTCGAAGAAACCACTAAAGCAAACCGGGTCTCCACCGATACCGCTCTCCACACCACCCACTCATCGGCTACCACCACCCCCACTCACCTTTCCGCTCCCTCCACACCACACCAACCCCCGTCGAACCCAACCCGTGGTCGTGGCCGAGGCCGTGGTAGGGGTCGCGGCCGTGGCAGAAACCAAACTCAACCTTGGAATAATTCTCAAAACCAACAGTGGCCTTCCTATCCGTGGGCTCCTGCTTCATCAGCCCATACCAGCCGCCCTCCATCTCCTTGGGCTCCATACTACTGGGCCGCACCCCCTTGTCCCTACCCCACAGCCCCATCCAACAAGCCCACTAATCCGAACCAGCAACCGGGTCTCTTAGGCCCACGACCACCACAATCACAAGCATACGCTGCCTCTGAAGCTAGCTACACACCAACGGAACTTGATCAAGCTTTCAACACCCTTTCGTTGCATCCGCCGGATCACACTTGGTACATGGATACCGGTGCTACAGGTATTATGACGCACAACCCTACTAATCTTACGTCTTGTTTTAATAAGGTTAATGCTCGAAACATTACCGTCGGTGATGGCACTCAAATTCCAGTTCATGCAATTGGAAATCACACCCTACCATACCCTTTTCCTAATTTCAAACTTAACAACATTCTTTACGCACCTAAACTTGTTAAAAACTTAATTTCGGTCCGTCGTTTCACCACCGACAACAAtgtttccattgagtttgatccTTTTGGTTTTTATGTGAAGGATCTCCACACACGGATGCCACTCCTCCGATGTAATAGCGACGGAGACCTCTATCCACTCACTCTACCTTCAAGCCTACAAGCCCAAGTCTCAAATGATCAAGTCTCTACTTTCCTTGCCGTGTCACAAGATACTTGGCATCGCCGTCTTGGACACCCCTCTATTAATATTTTACGTTGTTTGAAACCTTGTTTATCTTCATTTACTAATAATGTTACGCTTTCTCGTACTTGTGAACCATGCATTTTTGGCAAACATATTAAGTTTCCTTTTTATAGTTCTAATTCTTGCACCACTTTGCCTTTTGATATAATACATAGTGACTTGTGGACTTCCCCAGTTTTATCATCTACCGGTTGTCGTTACTACATTTTATTTTTAGATGACAAAACTAATTTCTTATGGACGTACGCATTGGCTTCCAAGTCTCAAGTTTTCTcaaaatttcaagaatttcataaACTTATTTCCACTCAATTTCACACCTCAATAAAAAGTTTCCAATGTGATAATGGGCGAGAATACAACAACTCCTCTTTTCACAAATTTTGTGCCATCAATGGCATGACATTTCGTTTCTCTTGCCCCTACACTTCTTCTCAAAATGGAAAAGCCGAACGAAAAATTCGTTCAATCAATAATATTATGCATACCATTCTTTCTCAATCCTCCACCCCTCACAATTTTTGGCCTCATGCCCTCGAGCATGCCACATACTTGCTAAACATTCTACCTACCAAAGTCCTAAACAACTCTACACCCACCTTCTCTCTATATAACCTACATCCTACTTACACTCATTTACGCACCTTCGGGTGCCTTTGTTACCCACTTATCCCCTCCTCTACTATTCATAAATTAGCGGATAGATCCACCCCTTGCATTTTTCTTGGTCATCCATCCAACCATCGGGGATATAAATGCTACAACCTTAAAACCAAGCAAATAAATATTTCCCGAGATGTTATTTTTGACGAAAATATTTTTCCTTTCTCACCACCAGCCAAATCATATGATTTCTTAACAAGTGATTCTCACCCTCTCATGTGGCATTCATCACCCGAACCCACACCCACTGTTCACACTTCATCCACTACTCTTTCACCACCTAGCCCATTTTCCTTGCCTGGCCCAACAACCCACTCGACTTCTGACCCAACATCACCTACTCATCCCCATTCCAGCCCAGTGCCATCTTCGGCTACTGGCCCCCATTCCAGCCCAGCGCCATCTTCGGCTACTGGCCCCATTCCCAACCCGCAACCCACCACCGGCCCACCTTCCCCTCTCCCTTCTGGCCCAACCTTCTCTCAACCGATTCAACCACCTCCTTCAACCACCCTTCTCCAAACCGAACCTATCCCCAGTCCGCCTCCCGTTCCTCCACCAAACCCACGCACTATTCATACTCGATCAATGTCCGGAATTTCTAAACCAAAAGTTCACTTCAATCTCAATACTCTCACATCAAATACTATCTCTCCACTTCCCAAAAACCCAACCGAAGCCCTTTCCAATTCGGACTGGAAGAGTGCCATGCTCGACGAATATCGAGCCCTTATTAATAACCGGACGTGGGTATTAGTACCCAAACAACCCGATATGAACATTGTGCGGAGCATGTGGATTTTTAGACATAAGAAGAAGGCGGATGGCACTCTTGAAAGGTATAAAGCCCGCCTTGTCTGTGATGGCCGTTCTCAACAAATCGGAGTTGATTGCGGGGAAACATTTAGTCCCGTTGTGAAACCAACAACCATCCGAACGGTGCTTTCTTTAGCTTTATCTAACTCGTGGCCGATTCATCAACTTGACGTCAAGAATGCTTTTCTTCACGGCCATCTTAACGAGATTGTTTACATGCACCAACCAATGGGTTTCCGTGATCCCCAATATCCGAACCACGTTTGTCTTCTCAAGAAATCTCTATACGGTCTTAAACAGGCACCGCGAGCATGGTACCAACGCTTCGCCGATTATGTCTCGACTTTGGGTTTTAAGCACAGCCAATGTGACCACTCACTTTTCATTTTTAAAGATGGCACTCACATGGCTTTTATATTACTATACGTGGATGACATTCTTCTAATCACTTCTTCGGATGGTTTACGGAACCGGTTTATGGCTCTTCTCTCTAAAGAGTTCGCCATGAAAGACCTTGGTCCTCTTACCTACTTTCTTGGCATAGCAGTTACAAGGAATGcagattcaatgtttctttctcaggAAAAATATGCTCGTGAAATTCTCCAAAAAGCCGGCCTTTCAGATTGCAATCCCGCGGCTACACCTGTAGATACTCAACAAAAATTGAGTAAAAACTCGGGCACTCCTTGGGACAACATCACAGAATATAGAAGTCTTGCGGGGGCACTTCAATACTTAACATTTACACGCCCCGATATTTCTTACGCCGTCCAACAAATTTGTTTACATATGCATTCCCCAATGACAGCTCACATGAATGCTTTGAAACGAATCCTGCGTACATAAAAGGTACCTTGAATTTCGGGTTACATCTTCACAAATGTTCACCTGCCTCCCTCGTTGCCTACACAGACGCTGACTGGGGCGGGTGCCCCGATACACGACGGTCTACCTCCGGATACCGTGTTTACATGGGTGATAACCTATTATCTTGGTCATCAAAGAGACAGCCGACTCTATCTCGCTCGAGTGCGGAAGCCGAATATCGCGGCGTTGCTAATGTTGTCTCTGAAGTTTGTTGGATCCGCAATCTTCTTCTCGAATTACACAATGCTCCACAACATGCCACTTTGGTGAAATGTGATAATGTGAGTGCTATTTATTTGGCCGGAAACCCCGTACAACATCAACGAACGAAGCACATAGAAATGGACATTCATTTTGTTCGTGAAAAAATTGCCAAAGGTCAAATTCGAGTTATGCATGTTCCTTCGCGATATCAAATAGCGGACATCTTCACCAAAGGCTTACCTAAAGTTCTTTTTGACGACTTTCGTTCCAGTCTCAACATTCGGGAACCGCCCGTTTCGACTGCGGGGGAGTATTAGTATATTCTCATATTCATAGAAATGATTTGTGTGATATTTGTATTTATTGTAAATAGCACAATTATAGTGGGCTGCCAAAAATATAGGATCCTCTTGTATTATTTATTGTAAACCTTTGGAGAAATGAAAGGCAAGCAAAGTTTACCAAACCAACATTGTCTGGCTGTGGTTTCTTCTTCTTCGAAGGATGTTGATGCTAGCAGCAGGGTTTGGGTGAGGAATACCGATGCCACTTGGTCTCTTGCTTTTAAGTTGGATATGCGTCAACCCGTACAATCCATCAATGGTGATTTGGTGTTCAGCGGTTGTTACTCTTCTAAGGGGATCCTAGATTATCATGATCCTGAGACAGGGGTGCCATCGAGACTTGTCGACTTGACCGGTTCTTCTTCTTATGTAAATGCCATGATTACATGCATCGAAAGCCTTGAATTGTTACACTTTGGGACTTCATGCCATCAGGGAAAACAGGCCTTGGATTGttagactgcggggtatggggcgggggtttgggcgtgGGTGGGCTCAGAGGCGCAGGATTTAAGGGGCGGGGAGGGCGCCCGACCCCCTGAACTTTTCGGtcaatagtgttatatatgtacgtttcgtataagATTTtataggtatatacgttttcgaccccccggttttataaaagaattatttttaggtatatacgtttcgaccccccggttttaattttttttatttatatagcccaaatcattatatttggtagaatactagaatgcaTATTATATAACCCAAATCAAATCGTTATATAGCTCAACTTAAAAGCCCACTCtataaaaaaaacccaaattcGTTTACTTTGGGACATCGACCAGAAGAACAGAAGCCACAAGCCAGAACTGCAGAAGGGGGGAAAACGCAGGTTCCAGAACTGTTCGACTTTAGCTTCTTGTTCGAGAATAGAAGCCAAAACGCTGCTCGTTGTTGTGGTCTTGTACTCTTGTTcgacttcttcaatcttcataaGGTTAAGGAAtgcgttttttatctttaggtttaatttagggctacaatttatgtgatttaggttgaaattaggGGTGAAATTGATCCGCATTTTTgccctaaacttgttgaatcgggtaCCCACCTTCCTCTCTCCTTtttatctttaggtttaatttaggGCTGCAATTTATGTGTTTTGGTGTCTTTGTTCGTTAAACAATGTTTACGttttaatgtttgagaacgttttttatttgatattaatgtttgacccgacccgaatcgaatcaCCGACGTCTGACCCGAACATACACCTCGAAACTACGCGATAGAAATTTTTTTTAGGTCCACTACCTTCCGACCccccggtggaaattttcaagcttcgccactgggtgggctgaaaacgcccaagccaccaccccgggtgggcatgggtttgggcgtggcccctttttcgtgggtttgaagccgggcgtggggcgggctagcaaggtgacatggcaggctctcaatggctatgtgtcaactcatgcccccaacccaagctcccaactcaagccccaccataccctatGGGCGTgagtttttttttccattttttcccattccacgtgtcaacaaatgccccaacccaggcccaccataccccacagtcttaGATATGGGGACTAGGCCTGGCAAATGAAACCCATTTGGGTTTTTTGGGTTATTTTGGGTCATTTTAAAAATATgaatgggttaggatgggttaAGAAATAACTAAGAATGGGTCAGGATGGGTTATATGATATCTATTTAAAGTAATTCGTGGGTTATGATGGGTATTACGCAGGGTACATAGATAACTCAAAAAAAGCATCACAGGCAGATTTTTCATCATATTCGAGTGTTCGTACATGTTGACTTcacaaataa encodes the following:
- the LOC110913178 gene encoding F-box/kelch-repeat protein At3g23880, translated to MATAHNMCPELIVEIFTRLPTQSLLRFRSVSKSICGMIGSPDFIRLHSVRSPKKFTVIHRVNYKAEGITKSMYTINSAGEGQLSYMGTTPIEYPFGHVNIVGSCNGILCVYESDKRSIHLWNPSIRRKATVLFPPVWTPGLAIGFGFDPSIDDYKILWTRSTRRGGEVSFVYTMKTHTWRVIASHADMDRRS